A stretch of the Acyrthosiphon pisum isolate AL4f chromosome A2, pea_aphid_22Mar2018_4r6ur, whole genome shotgun sequence genome encodes the following:
- the LOC100167432 gene encoding serine/threonine-protein kinase ULK3 isoform X2, with protein sequence MSAFPQVEGYQIIKNIGKGSTSTVYLAHVKEKIKNMVAIKVIERSKLSKSAEDAVVTEIGVMKKFKHKHIVQMIDFIWDRKNIYIILEHCDGGDLSTFIQQRKKLSEKICRKFMQQLALALQFLRSHNVCHLDLKPQNLLLMRSPQLTLKVGDFGLANFMSEKTQMENIRGSPLYMAPEMLLLNRYDVKADLWSVGVIAYECIYGHAPYASDSIKDLCEKVKRVPIEIPPNQVSPECRDLLLGLLKHNPSERMSYHQFFKHPFVDLDHMPSTESYAKGLEAIHQAVKLDSEKQYKAAFNKYCTGLQYLIPCCKNEPDKIKKEAFQIKLNEYTKRAEELKATLYVSKIKISSEEKSENTSTSYDDDHYPTLTSLCQNTPQLANAVEIALSGQMYLVEGQYEAAVEKYKIGLNLLEKLLEKEPPGIRYNLLIKQVSDWTSQCENARSLLQSKEDKGNDQPVDVPDGFSPISRGNCLLMSCTCLILCVGIVSMSNLKLF encoded by the exons atgtctgCCTTTCCACAAGTTGAGggttatcaaataattaaaaatattggaaaaggAAGCACGTCGACTGTGTATCTAGCTCACGTAAAG gagaaaatcaaaaatatggttGCAATAAAAGTTATAGAACGCAGTAAATTGTCTAAGAGTGCCGAGGACGCTGTAGTAACTGAAATAGGGGTGATGaagaaatttaaacataaacacaTTGTTCAAATGATTGACTTTATATGGgaccgtaaaaatatttacattatattggaGCATTGTGATGGTGGTGATTTGTCAACATTTATTCAACAACGCAAAAAACTATCTGAAAAAATATGCCGTAAATTCATGCAACAATTAGCCTTGGCTTTGCAGTTCCTAAGATCTCATAATGTTTGTCATCTTGATCTTAAACCACAAAATCTACTCTTAATGAGGTCACCACAACTAACTTTGAAAGTTGGAG ATTTTGGCTTGGCAAATTTTATGAGTGAAAAAACTCAAATGGAAAATATTCGTGGTTCACCTCTATATATGGCTCCTGAAATGTTACTACTCAACCGATATGATGTTAAAGCAGATCTATGGTCAGTTGGAGTGATTGCTTATGAATGTATATATGGACATGCTCCGTACGCTTCAGATTCTATAAAAGACTTATGTGAGAAGGTTAAAAGAGTACCAATAGAAATACCACCTAATCAAGTCAGTCCAGAGTGTAGAGATTTATTACTAGGTCTACTCAAACACAATCCATCTGAGCGTATGAGTTATCACCAGTTTTTTAAACATCCATTTGTAGACTTAGATCATATGCCTTCTACCGAATCATATGCTAAAGGACTTGAAGCTATTCACCAGGCAGTAAAACTAGATTCTGAAAAGCAATATAAAGctgcatttaataaatattgcacAGGTCTGCAGTATTTAATTCCTTGTTGTAAAA ACGAacctgataaaattaaaaaagaagcaTTTCAAATCAAACTGAATGAGTACACTAAGCGTGCTGAAGAATTGAAAGCCACTTTATATGTTTCAAAGATCAAAATTAGTAGTGAAGAAAAATCAGAAAACACTTCAACATCATATGATGATGACCATTATCCGacattaa CATCGTTATGTCAAAACACACCTCAATTAGCTAATGCTGTTGAGATTGCACTATCTGGTCAAATGTATCTAGTTGAAGGACAATATGAAGCAGCTGTCGAGAAGTATAAAATTGGTTTAAATTTGTTGGAAAAGCTTTTGGAAAAAGAACCTCCGGGCATCcgttataatttacttatcaaACAG gtGAGTGATTGGACAAGTCAGTGTGAAAATGCTAGGTCATTATTACAATCCAAGGAAGACAAAGGCAATGATCAACCCGTCGATGTTCCAGATGGATTTTCACCAATATCCAGAG GTAATTGCCTGTTAATGAGTTGCACATGTTTGATTTTATGTGTTGGCATTGTTAGTATGTCaaacttgaaattattttag
- the LOC100167432 gene encoding serine/threonine-protein kinase ULK3 isoform X1, producing MSAFPQVEGYQIIKNIGKGSTSTVYLAHVKEKIKNMVAIKVIERSKLSKSAEDAVVTEIGVMKKFKHKHIVQMIDFIWDRKNIYIILEHCDGGDLSTFIQQRKKLSEKICRKFMQQLALALQFLRSHNVCHLDLKPQNLLLMRSPQLTLKVGDFGLANFMSEKTQMENIRGSPLYMAPEMLLLNRYDVKADLWSVGVIAYECIYGHAPYASDSIKDLCEKVKRVPIEIPPNQVSPECRDLLLGLLKHNPSERMSYHQFFKHPFVDLDHMPSTESYAKGLEAIHQAVKLDSEKQYKAAFNKYCTGLQYLIPCCKNEPDKIKKEAFQIKLNEYTKRAEELKATLYVSKIKISSEEKSENTSTSYDDDHYPTLTSLCQNTPQLANAVEIALSGQMYLVEGQYEAAVEKYKIGLNLLEKLLEKEPPGIRYNLLIKQVSDWTSQCENARSLLQSKEDKGNDQPVDVPDGFSPISRGKIDKKSPKLFRVVSRLVLRTNNKNSSSPEKK from the exons atgtctgCCTTTCCACAAGTTGAGggttatcaaataattaaaaatattggaaaaggAAGCACGTCGACTGTGTATCTAGCTCACGTAAAG gagaaaatcaaaaatatggttGCAATAAAAGTTATAGAACGCAGTAAATTGTCTAAGAGTGCCGAGGACGCTGTAGTAACTGAAATAGGGGTGATGaagaaatttaaacataaacacaTTGTTCAAATGATTGACTTTATATGGgaccgtaaaaatatttacattatattggaGCATTGTGATGGTGGTGATTTGTCAACATTTATTCAACAACGCAAAAAACTATCTGAAAAAATATGCCGTAAATTCATGCAACAATTAGCCTTGGCTTTGCAGTTCCTAAGATCTCATAATGTTTGTCATCTTGATCTTAAACCACAAAATCTACTCTTAATGAGGTCACCACAACTAACTTTGAAAGTTGGAG ATTTTGGCTTGGCAAATTTTATGAGTGAAAAAACTCAAATGGAAAATATTCGTGGTTCACCTCTATATATGGCTCCTGAAATGTTACTACTCAACCGATATGATGTTAAAGCAGATCTATGGTCAGTTGGAGTGATTGCTTATGAATGTATATATGGACATGCTCCGTACGCTTCAGATTCTATAAAAGACTTATGTGAGAAGGTTAAAAGAGTACCAATAGAAATACCACCTAATCAAGTCAGTCCAGAGTGTAGAGATTTATTACTAGGTCTACTCAAACACAATCCATCTGAGCGTATGAGTTATCACCAGTTTTTTAAACATCCATTTGTAGACTTAGATCATATGCCTTCTACCGAATCATATGCTAAAGGACTTGAAGCTATTCACCAGGCAGTAAAACTAGATTCTGAAAAGCAATATAAAGctgcatttaataaatattgcacAGGTCTGCAGTATTTAATTCCTTGTTGTAAAA ACGAacctgataaaattaaaaaagaagcaTTTCAAATCAAACTGAATGAGTACACTAAGCGTGCTGAAGAATTGAAAGCCACTTTATATGTTTCAAAGATCAAAATTAGTAGTGAAGAAAAATCAGAAAACACTTCAACATCATATGATGATGACCATTATCCGacattaa CATCGTTATGTCAAAACACACCTCAATTAGCTAATGCTGTTGAGATTGCACTATCTGGTCAAATGTATCTAGTTGAAGGACAATATGAAGCAGCTGTCGAGAAGTATAAAATTGGTTTAAATTTGTTGGAAAAGCTTTTGGAAAAAGAACCTCCGGGCATCcgttataatttacttatcaaACAG gtGAGTGATTGGACAAGTCAGTGTGAAAATGCTAGGTCATTATTACAATCCAAGGAAGACAAAGGCAATGATCAACCCGTCGATGTTCCAGATGGATTTTCACCAATATCCAGAGGTAAAATAGATAAGAAGTCTCCAAAATTGTTCCGTGTAGTTAGCAGACTAGTTCtgagaacaaataataaaaatagctcATCTcctgaaaaaaaatag
- the LOC100167432 gene encoding serine/threonine-protein kinase ULK3 isoform X3 → MSAFPQVEGYQIIKNIGKGSTSTVYLAHVKEKIKNMVAIKVIERSKLSKSAEDAVVTEIGVMKKFKHKHIVQMIDFIWDRKNIYIILEHCDGGDLSTFIQQRKKLSEKICRKFMQQLALALQFLRSHNVCHLDLKPQNLLLMRSPQLTLKVGDFGLANFMSEKTQMENIRGSPLYMAPEMLLLNRYDVKADLWSVGVIAYECIYGHAPYASDSIKDLCEKVKRVPIEIPPNQVSPECRDLLLGLLKHNPSERMSYHQFFKHPFVDLDHMPSTESYAKGLEAIHQAVKLDSEKQYKAAFNKYCTGLQYLIPCCKNEPDKIKKEAFQIKLNEYTKRAEELKATLYVSKIKISSEEKSENTSTSYDDDHYPTLTSLCQNTPQLANAVEIALSGQMYLVEGQYEAAVEKYKIGLNLLEKLLEKEPPGIRYNLLIKQVSDWTSQCENARSLLQSKEDKGNDQPVDVPDGFSPISRDSCVIQ, encoded by the exons atgtctgCCTTTCCACAAGTTGAGggttatcaaataattaaaaatattggaaaaggAAGCACGTCGACTGTGTATCTAGCTCACGTAAAG gagaaaatcaaaaatatggttGCAATAAAAGTTATAGAACGCAGTAAATTGTCTAAGAGTGCCGAGGACGCTGTAGTAACTGAAATAGGGGTGATGaagaaatttaaacataaacacaTTGTTCAAATGATTGACTTTATATGGgaccgtaaaaatatttacattatattggaGCATTGTGATGGTGGTGATTTGTCAACATTTATTCAACAACGCAAAAAACTATCTGAAAAAATATGCCGTAAATTCATGCAACAATTAGCCTTGGCTTTGCAGTTCCTAAGATCTCATAATGTTTGTCATCTTGATCTTAAACCACAAAATCTACTCTTAATGAGGTCACCACAACTAACTTTGAAAGTTGGAG ATTTTGGCTTGGCAAATTTTATGAGTGAAAAAACTCAAATGGAAAATATTCGTGGTTCACCTCTATATATGGCTCCTGAAATGTTACTACTCAACCGATATGATGTTAAAGCAGATCTATGGTCAGTTGGAGTGATTGCTTATGAATGTATATATGGACATGCTCCGTACGCTTCAGATTCTATAAAAGACTTATGTGAGAAGGTTAAAAGAGTACCAATAGAAATACCACCTAATCAAGTCAGTCCAGAGTGTAGAGATTTATTACTAGGTCTACTCAAACACAATCCATCTGAGCGTATGAGTTATCACCAGTTTTTTAAACATCCATTTGTAGACTTAGATCATATGCCTTCTACCGAATCATATGCTAAAGGACTTGAAGCTATTCACCAGGCAGTAAAACTAGATTCTGAAAAGCAATATAAAGctgcatttaataaatattgcacAGGTCTGCAGTATTTAATTCCTTGTTGTAAAA ACGAacctgataaaattaaaaaagaagcaTTTCAAATCAAACTGAATGAGTACACTAAGCGTGCTGAAGAATTGAAAGCCACTTTATATGTTTCAAAGATCAAAATTAGTAGTGAAGAAAAATCAGAAAACACTTCAACATCATATGATGATGACCATTATCCGacattaa CATCGTTATGTCAAAACACACCTCAATTAGCTAATGCTGTTGAGATTGCACTATCTGGTCAAATGTATCTAGTTGAAGGACAATATGAAGCAGCTGTCGAGAAGTATAAAATTGGTTTAAATTTGTTGGAAAAGCTTTTGGAAAAAGAACCTCCGGGCATCcgttataatttacttatcaaACAG gtGAGTGATTGGACAAGTCAGTGTGAAAATGCTAGGTCATTATTACAATCCAAGGAAGACAAAGGCAATGATCAACCCGTCGATGTTCCAGATGGATTTTCACCAATATCCAGAG